A window of Pirellulales bacterium genomic DNA:
GGGGTCGTCCGTCGATCGAGCTATAGTGATTGAGCAGCCGCGGCGGCCAGGATATCGCCAACACCAGGCGACTAGGGCGCCGCAGCCAGGCGGAGTTCACTTTCATGCATTTGCCCGACGGCTTTCTCAATGCCTCGACCTGTGCTGGCACCGGTGCGTTAGCGGGCGGTGCCGTCGCTTGGGCTGCGCGCCAAGCGCGGGCCACGGTGGGCGACCGCCTGATCCCTCTGATGGGAGTGATGAGCGCGTGCATCTTCGCGGCTCAGATGGTGAATTTTCCGATTTGGGGAGGAACTTCGGGGCATTTGCTGGGAGGGGTGCTGGCTGCCGTAGTGCTGGGACCGTGGGCCGGCGTCTTGGCAATGTCGGTCGTGTTGGTCGTGCAATGCCTGTTGTTTTACGACGGCGGATTGACGGCGCTGGGAGCGAACATCGTCAACATGGCGCTGGCCGGGTCGCTCGCAGGATATGCCGTGTACGCTACGATCGTGCGGCTCCGGCCGACTGCCGCGGCACATGTCGCCGGGGCCGTGATCGCGAGCTGGCTTTCCGTGCAACTGGCGGCCGCGCTCTGTGCTCTCGAGTTGTGGTGGTCAGGCACGTATCCCTTGGGTGCCGTCCTTCCGGCGATGCTGATCGTGCACAGCTTTATCGGCGTTGGTGAAGCTCTAATCACGGGCGCCGTGGTCGCGTTCCTGATACGCGTACGGCCCGAGATGTTGTACGCCGCGCGGACGCCCGAATCGACTGCACTGCGCCTCCGCCAGGTCGCGGTCGCGGGACTGGCCACGGCCTTGTTCGTGGCATTTTTCGTCTCCCCGCTGGCATCCGCGGCTCCCGATGGGCTGGAAGCAATTGCCGATAGTCTCGGCACACATGAGGCTCCGCCTGCGCCTGCGATCATTCCCATGGCCGACTACCAGGTCGCTTGGTTGCGCGGCGCTTGGTTGGCTACCTCGCTGGCCGGAGCCATCGGGGCACTGACCGTCTTCGGCTTGGCGTGGGTCTTATCGCGCGGTGTGCGATATGGAACGGCCCCTCTGCGCTAGTAGCCTCGGAGCTGCTATGCGTCTTCGCCAACTACTTGCCGATTTTCGGTTGGCAGGCCATGTCCGCTAAGCCACCAGACAAATACAGCGCACAGCGCAAGTCCGCAGAGTGCGCCGACGGAATCGGCCAGCCAGTCGTACCATTCAAAGTCTCGACCAACGAGCGGCTGCGTGGACTCGTCGCATAATCCAGAGGCTACGACCATCAGCCAAACGCAGGCCGTGGTCCCAAACGAAAGACCGAGAGATGACGCCGCCTCACGGCGGCGCAGGTACACGACCAGCGATAGTAGAAAGGCCAGCCCTGCATAGGCAGAGAAATGCAGCAGCTTGTCGCTAGCCAATAGCGGCTTATCCCGTGGCAAAAACTCCAACGGCCAATGCGTGGCCGTGATCAGCGCCAACCAATAGAACGCCAGAGTGAATGTGGCGACCCGGCGGCCAGGTTGACCTTGAATTGAGATGTCCGACACGGGCAGGTCCTTGCGAGACGGTTAACGGTATGCCGGGCTTTCGGTCGACTGGCGGCAGTCCCAAGAAAGGGGCTGACTGGCAAGTGCCGCGACCAGGATAGGGCACCTATCAGCTTACCTTGCGAAATTGCCGGCACACCAAATGCTTGACCACAATGAATGGGCGATTAGGATTGACCGTATAGGACTTTGTCGGTCAGGCAACAGGTGTCTTCCAGCCGCGAAAAGTCCGCCTCTCTGTGAGACCGCTACTGTAGCTCGTCCTGCAGTTTTCGCCATGGGAAACATCCCACTGCGAGGGCGAAGTCGGACGTAAAGCGGCGGCCTCTTTCGACTGCCGCGTCGGGCATCCACGCTGTGTTAGAGCCTGATTCGCGTTCGCACTTCGCACCGGCTGTTCGGGGTGCTTCAGATTCTTCCGCCTTTTTTCAGGCGTAGGGCAAGTTCATGTGCGATTCGGTCATTCCGGGGGAATGTCCGC
This region includes:
- a CDS encoding energy-coupling factor ABC transporter permease, producing MSSRGGQDIANTRRLGRRSQAEFTFMHLPDGFLNASTCAGTGALAGGAVAWAARQARATVGDRLIPLMGVMSACIFAAQMVNFPIWGGTSGHLLGGVLAAVVLGPWAGVLAMSVVLVVQCLLFYDGGLTALGANIVNMALAGSLAGYAVYATIVRLRPTAAAHVAGAVIASWLSVQLAAALCALELWWSGTYPLGAVLPAMLIVHSFIGVGEALITGAVVAFLIRVRPEMLYAARTPESTALRLRQVAVAGLATALFVAFFVSPLASAAPDGLEAIADSLGTHEAPPAPAIIPMADYQVAWLRGAWLATSLAGAIGALTVFGLAWVLSRGVRYGTAPLR
- a CDS encoding VanZ family protein, whose amino-acid sequence is MSDISIQGQPGRRVATFTLAFYWLALITATHWPLEFLPRDKPLLASDKLLHFSAYAGLAFLLSLVVYLRRREAASSLGLSFGTTACVWLMVVASGLCDESTQPLVGRDFEWYDWLADSVGALCGLALCAVFVWWLSGHGLPTENRQVVGEDA